From the genome of Cuculus canorus isolate bCucCan1 chromosome 4, bCucCan1.pri, whole genome shotgun sequence:
AGAAGTACAGCCCTGTGTATAGTTCCTTCAGCACCTGGAGGCAGGAGATGGTGCTGTGCTTCCCTGGGCTTGATCCAGGACAGCTTGCTCTCTCTGGGTGGCTTTTATGGGTCTAAGGGAGAGCCCTGGCCCCACGCCCTGCTCTGCTGGATCCTATAGTCCGCAGCGTGGGTGGAGAGTGTCGTCTGGTGTCCCTGAGATTGATGGGTGGCCACAGCGTTGTACTTCCTTATCCTTAGGCAGGCTGTGGCACTCCCAGTTGGAGATGTGGGCCACGCAAAAGGGCAAGTACGAGCCCGGTGGGCTGTATGGGGTCTCCAACCTTGCCTTTGCCTTCACCTTCCTCTGGTGAGGCCCTCGCAGCTGCGTCCCATCTTCCCTGTAGGTAACCACAGCTGCATCCCCAACGCTGAGACATCCTTCCCAGAGAACAACTTCCTCCTGCATCTGACGGCCCTGGAGGACATCGAAGCAGGAGAGGTGAGACAGCAGCGCCTGGATGAACCTTGGGATGACATCGCACCTTGGCAGAAGGTCCTTGTGTCCTCTATGTGCCCCAGAGCCATACCTCCTGCCTCTTGCATTGTTCTGGTGGAAGAATTCCCATTGTCCCATGCTGGTCCTGCCAGACCCTACATTTCTGCCTGTCTTGGAGGCTCCAGTTCTTTGAGTTGGTGGGAAGCAGCTCTCAGCCTGGcttgtttcttttgcttgcaGGAGATCTGCATAAGTTACTTAGACTGCTGTCAGAGGGAGCGGAGCCGACACAGCCGCAACAAGATACTCAGGTAGGAGCTGCTTGGAGGGACCTGGTGGGCCCCAACAGCCCTTTGCACCAACAGCCTTCCTGGCTTCGTCCATGCTGCCATCAGAGCACGGAGAACTTGGAGTGAGGCTGGAGCTCCCTGCTCTCTTTTctcatagaattacagaatggtttggattggaagggactttaaagcccacccagttccaccacCCTGCAATgtatgggcagggacacctctcacaggatcaggctgctccaagccccatccagcctggccatgaacacctccaggaatggggcagccaccgcttctctgagcaacctgggccagggcctacacactctcatcatgaagaatttcttcctaatgtctcatctaaattttcctccttccaatttaaagccattccccctcatcctgtcacttcaGGCCCTTCgaaaatgtccctccccagctttcctggagcccctttcagtactggaggctgttctaaggtctccccacagccttctccaggctgaacaaccccaactctctcagcctggcctaGCAGAACTGCTCCAGACCTCGTATCATCTCAGGGGTTGTAGCCATAGGGACCGAGGATTTGGGCCCCTCTTTCTGTAACCCTTGCTGTTCTCACCTACCTTCCTTATCTTTCTCTGCCCTTCAAGGACAGCAGAAGATCACCGTCCCTGTGTCCCATCACCCCTGCAAAGCTGAGAAATCGGAGGAtcaaaatagaatcatagaatggtttgggttggaagggaacttaaagcctctctggttccaacccccctgcaatgagcagggacacctcccactggaccaggctgctccaagccccatccagcctggccttgaacacctccagggatggggcagccatgaattccttgggcaacctgggccagggcctcaccaccctcacagggaaacatttcttcctaagatctcatctcaatctcccatcttGCAGCTTAAAAATCCCCCTCTCCACCTGACCTGACCCCAGCGTGGTTGAAGCCACAAACTCCTCGAGGTTTGATGTTTGGCCCCTTCCTGGCTGGCCCGtcccctgcccagcagcagtgTTGGGATTGTCCCTGTCTCAATGCCATCACtctttttcctccatctcttcttccaGGGAGAACTATTTGTTTACCTGCTCATGCCCCAAGTGCCTAGCGCAAGCCGACGATGCTGATGTGACATcagatgaagaagaggagggtgaaGGGGAGACAGATGATGCTGAGCTGGAGGATGAGATGACTGATGTTTGATCCTGGCCCTGGGcgagaggaaagggaagggacGGGGCTTTCCTCTGAGAGGCAGCAGCTTTAATAAAAAACCAGGGTTGTGTTGTGGGGTCGGGTGGGAGGCCGCGTGCTGGTGGACGCTGCGGAGGTCTGGTGGAGTGGGACAGTGGGGGAGCCGAAGGCAGGCCCTACTCCCGCCTGTCCTTGTGCGCcgtgtgtgtgggtgtgtgtgaGGCTGTCCCCGTGCTCCCTGGGAGGACAGGCCGGGAGCTGGTGGCCCCCTGCCACATCCCAGTCCCTAAAGGGGCTGTGGTGCTTGCAGGTGgatgctggaggagagcaggatCTGGCCAGTGCCTGGGATGGACTAGGGGACAGCACGGTGGTTGCCTTCCAGCCACCTACaaggctgctctgctgtgtcTGGGCCAGCGTAAGGGACATCACAGTGGTCACCTTGTGGCCACCTGCAAGACTGTTCTGCTGTGTCTGGGCCAGCGTAGGGGACATCCTAGTGGTCACCTTGTGGCCACCTGCGAGGCTGCTCCACCGGGTCTCTGCCAGCCGTGGGTGCGGAGGAGCTTATCCTTTCCTACCCCACAGGCATGAGGGGaatgtgtgtttgtgttagCGTGTTTGTTCACAAAGGATGTATTTCATGTCTATATTCGCACTATGTATGCACTGTGGAGCCGGAGCCCTTCTACAAACTCCATTCCATCCACGCTTCAGTGAGCAAGGGGCAAAACCATTCTCCAAGTAGGAGGGACACCTCATGGATAGCTCAGATGCCCAAATCCAGAGCAGGGCCGACCCTGACAGGCGCTTTTCTCCCACCTCAGCCCCATCCTTAAAGGATGCAAAGCTCTGTGTGGCAATTGCTCGGCTGTGGTAGCCCAGAGCTGACACAGGTGATGTGTTCCGTAAGCAAAGTCGCCATCCAAAACGCAAAAGATGTTTTTGAGTTCTGCAGAATGAGCCATCGGCTCATCCAGCGGCTTTGGGAGGAGGATGCGCCCGAGCAGGAGCCGCTGTGGCCGGGGATGCAGCATGGTGCTGTGTGACTCCCTGCACCGAGCAGAATGCTCACTAACGGGTCCCCATGTGGAGATGGCACCAGCAGCTGAGCACTGTCCTCCATCCCACCGATGAAGCACACTGCTGCGCATGGTATCCCCTGTCTCCAGCCCACGTGGTTGGAAGGAGATTGCTCCAAGCACAGACAGGTTTGGGATGTGCCCCAGTTATTGTCCTCCCCTCGGATTTTGGGGAGCTGAGCCCGTGGCAGCTGGATTGCGGGAGGAAGGGTGATGCTGGAGATGGGCATCTCTGGTCTTCCCATCACCGCCAGCCCTGCTGCTCGTCCCCAGCCGTCGCTAGCCCACGTCCCCTTCCATGTTCCTAATAAACAGACTGGTGAGACGTGGGGCCGTGTTGTTTATGCTGGTAAATTGAAGGGTGCTGAGTGCAGAGATGAGGACTGCAATCCTGGGGCTGGAACCAGTGGGGGGACAGAtgtggagatgaggaggacaCTCACAGAGGTCAGAGTGACCAGCCCGGTCACCTTGGGGACAGATGTCAGCAGCAATGCTGTCCCCTGGGGCTCTTTCTGATCCAGGTTGTGCAGGGGTCCAATGTGAGCTGTGCCCCACCTGCAGGAGGCACCTGGGGAAGTTCACTAGGAAAAACATTGTTAGGGGATGTGATTTATCCCTTCATCCCCTggctgatggaaaaaaaagaaacttcccTTTCTCTAAAACTTGTTCAGACTTCATTAACTCAGACGAAAATATACAGACCTCGGGCGAGCCCTGCAGTACAGACCAAGCCTGTATctccctcccatccctgcatccctctcaAACCAGAGCACAAGTTGCCCTCGGCACATTGCACGTCATTAAGATGCTTCCAGGGGAAGCGTTGGCCTGTTCTGGGCCACCACTTCCCTTCCAGAAAGTCACTGCAAAGGATGCTCAGTGCTGGGCTCAAGGTTCCCACCATGGGTACTGGTGGTTGTTCTTCAGCTCTTCTGGGTAGTGGGATCTCTGGAGCACGTTGGGACTTGTTCTTCAAGGATTGTCCCTGGGGCCAGCTCCTGGGATCCACCAAGAAGTCCTCCATGCTCCACAGCCTCATGCTGCTACCAGAAGGTCCAGGGGGGCTGCATCATTTCATACGTGGGGATGCTGGTGACATTGACAGGAATGGAGATGACAGCCCAGGGGAGCCCGTGCTGCTCCAGGGAACGTCTGATCATGTACCTGGAAGGATAAAGAGGTGACATGTGGGCCAGACTGAGAGAGCCAAGACCAGACGTGCACATAAACCACCTCAAAGAGATTAATTGTGACTGGACCAGATAAAAATCTGGTTCACCAAGCCGAGGTAGGACCTGGGGATCACTGCGACCTCTACGTTTTCTGAAgacaaagctggagaagtgcaGCTGTGTGCACCTCGGTAAGGTtcaaggtcctacacctgggtcgggacaatctgcagtttcaatcCAGGCTGGGAGATGATATGATTGAAGCAGctctgagaaggacttgggtgctggagatgagaagctcaacatgagccggcaacgtgcgctcacagcccagaaaccaaccgtgtcctgggctgcatccaaaatAGCGTGGCCAGTAGGGAGAGAGGGGATTTTGCCCCTCTGCTCGGCTTTCccaagacctcacctggagtcctgtgtcgacttctggaatccccaacataagaaagagatggaactgttggaatgggtccagaggaggccacagagatgatgtgagggctggaacacctctgctatgaggccaggctgagagagttgaggttgttcagcctggagaaggctccagggagaccttagagcagcttccagtgcctgaaggggctccaggaaagctgacgagggactttttccaagggcttGGGGTGATAGGATgggggagaatggctttaaattggaagagggaagatttagattagacattaggaagaaattctttgtgatgagggtggggaggccctggcccaggttgcccagagaagtcatggctgcctcatccctggaggtgttccaggccaggttggatggggcttggagcaacctggtccagtgggaggtgtccctgcccatagcagggggtggaactggatgggctttgaggttccttccaacacaaactattctgtgattctacgagCTGCTCCCCACCTGGGAAGACCGACTGTGTCTTGATTGAGGCGCCTTACCCGTCCCTGCCCAGCAGGAAGAGCGCAGGGATGTCAGCTGTCCGCCTGCTGTTCTCCTGGATCATCTCGATGTAGAAGCTGTCGTTATCATAGGCGTTGTCTGCAATGATCACCGCGCGCCCACCGTGCTCCTGGATCACACGCGTCTTCGATACGAATGAGCAACCGCTGGAGCAAAGAGAGACAAATCTTCAGTGGCTGCAGGCACCTCCCATCCTCCTGGACGCTCCCTCCCAAACCACTCCCGTCACGCCTTGACGTACCCCCTCTCCACCAAGGCAATCTGCTCCTGGATGAAGACACCATTATTCAGCTCTCCGCAGGCTTCAGGAGGATCCGCTGGGACCAGGTGGATCTGGTCGTACCTTGTGTTCTCCAAGAACGAGACAAGCAGGAGTGAGCGAGGGGAGATCAGGGCTGCTTCCCCTCCCTGGCCCCACCGCGGCCATCCCCGCTGCCCCGTGTCCTGCTCATCCCCGTGTTGAGTGTCTTTTGGGGAGGTTTATGGCTCCCAGGTACTCGGATGCTGGTTGCCGCTCTCCCCTCCATGCAGAGCCATCCTGACCTAACTCAATTGTTTGCCTAGACCTTGCGGTCACTGCgagaaggggaaactgaggcacggctCCTggaaaacatagaatcatggaattgctTGGTCGGAAAAGACCattgagatcatcgagtccaaccgtactcGATAAACcacatccccaagcacctcatctacccagattttaaacacctccagggatggtggctcagtgttgggtccagctctattcaatatcttcatcaacgaTCTGGATGAGGGCATTGAGTGCAtccttagtaagtttgtggatgacactaaactaggtggaagtgttgatctccttaagggcagggaggctctgcagagagatctggacagcctggatccatgggctgagaccaacgggataAGGTTCAACAAGAacaagtgccgggtcctgcacttgggacacaacaaccctgtgcagctccaggcttggggaagagtggctggaaagctgcctggaggagaaggacctgggggtgctggtcgacagtggctgaacatgagccaacagttccaagaaggccaatggcatcttggcttgtatcagacacagcgtggccagcagaagcagggaagggattgtccccccTGGACTCCTCGTCCCCAGCAGCTTGTGCCTTTTCTGATGTTAATCCACTcagattttctatttctgatttCCATGGGATGACGTAAGATATAAAAATGACTTGCaggatttcttttcccctggACTCggtactggtgaggccacacctcaaatcctgagttcagttttgggcccctcactccaagaaggacattgaggaaCTGGAGGTCGTCCAGAGAAggcaatggagctggggaaggggctggagaacaagggttatgaggagcagctgagggacctggggctgtttatcctggagaagaggaggctgaggggagaccttatcactgtctacaactgcctgaatgGAGGTTatagcgaggtgggtgttggtctgttctctcagtgacaggagataggacgagaagaaatggccttaagttgcagcagggcaggttcagattggacatcaggaaaaatgtctccatggaaagggttctgaggccctggcagaggctgcccagggaggtggtggagaccccatccttggagggatttaaaagccgggtagatgagatgctcagggatgtggtttagcagtggacaggtacggttggactcaatgatctcaaaggtcttctccaacctagtgattccacGATTCCATAGGGAAGACTCAGGGAAGAGCGATGAGCTCCGTTTTTTTAGGAAGCTTTACATCACTCGGctctgcaaagaagaaatgttagGATGGAGGAATCTGAGACCAATTCAGTCTCAATACTTACAAAGACGCCACCAAAATCCTTGGCCGGAGTGGCCGTGAAGATGTAGCGGATGTCTCCAGGGCTGAGCACTTGGAAATATAAGTATTCATGGACGCGTAAACCTGGGTGTGCATGGAAAAAAGCtgagaatgaaggaaaataaaagtgaaaataccCAACTACCACTGCAGGATAAGAATGGACCCTTTGGAAACGCCAACACCTGGAGGACCCAAAGTGCTGGGTCAACCTGAGGTGCTGCGAGAggagatgccccatccctggaggtgttcaaggccaggttggatgggcagcctgatccagtgggaggtgtccgtgcccgtggcagaggggttggaattggacgatctttaaggtctcttccaacccaaactattctatgacatGGGAAAATGGGACTGGGGTGCactgggagaaggggaaaggggcAACAGGCACCCAGATCGAGGTGTGCAGGGGGAAAATGCCCTTGGATTGGGGTGTCCTGGAGAGGAATGTACCTGAATTGGGGGCAGCAGGGGAAATGGAACGGGACTGGGGTGCACCGAGGGGAAATGCACCTGGATTGGGGGTGAATGGAGGGGAAACAGAATAGAACTGGGATGCAGTGATGGGAAATGCACCCGGATTGGGGTGCACGGGGGGGAAATGCACCCAGATTAGGATGCACAGAGGGGAAACGCACCAGATTGGGAATGCCGGAGTGAAAATACACCCAGATCAAGATGCACCAAGGGGAAATGCACCCGGAttgggatgcaggaggagaaACACAATGGTGCTGGGGTGCAGTGATAGGAAATGCAATGGGGCTGGTATgaaatggggaggggaaacGCAATGGAGCCGGGGTTCCGTGATGGGAAATGCACCCGGATTGGGATGCATGGGGGAAATAAACACACCCAGACTAGGATGCAGTGATGGGAAAGGCACTTGgactgggatgcaggaggggaaATACAGCCATATCAAGATGCACCAAGGGGGAAACGCACTTGGAttgggatgcaggaggagaaATGCAATAGGGCTGGGGTGTACCAAGGGGAAACACATCCAGATTTGGAGTCCAGGAGGGTAAATGCAATGGAGTTGGGGTGCAGTGATGGAAAACGCACCAGGACTCGGatgcaagagaggaaaagcaatggagGTGGGATGCAGTGATGGGAAATGCACCCGGACTGAGGTGTAGGAGGGCAAATGCACCCGGATCATGTGCATGGTTGGGAAATGCAATGGAGACAGGATGGAGCGAGAGGACATGCACCCAGATAGTGGTGCACAGAGGGAAAATGCACCCGGGATGGcaggaagaaggggaaatgcACCCGGACTGCAATGCACGGAGGGGAAACGCACTTGGATTGGGACGCAGGAGGGGAACTGCAATGGGGCTGGGGTGCACCAAGGGGAAATGCACCCGGACTGGGATGCACCAAGGGGAAATGCACCTGGATTGAGACACAGCGATGGGAAACACACTTGGAttgggatgcaggaggagaaATGCAATAAGGCCGGGGTGCACCAAGGAGAAATGCACCCAGATTTGGAGTCCAGGAGGGGAAATGCAATGGGGCCAGGATGAAGTGATGGGAAATACACCCGGACTGAGGTGTACGAGGGGAAATGCACCTGGATCATGTGAATGGGTGGGAAATGCAATGGAGACAGGATGCAACGAGAAGACATGCAACTGGATCGTCGTGCACAGAGGGGAAATGCAGAGGGGAAATGGGATGCAGTGATGGGAAATGCACCTGGATGGGGATGCACAGAGGGGAAATACACCCAGATCGAGATTTACCAAGGGGAAATGCACCCGGATTTGGGGTCCAGGAGGGGAAACACAATGGGGGTAGGGGTCAGTGATGGGAAACGCACCAGGACTGGGATGCATGGAGGATAAATGCAAGTAGGCTGGGATGCAGTGATGGGAAAGGCACCCAGACTGAGGTGTGGGAGGGGAAATGCACCCGGATTGGGATGCAGTGATGGGAAAGGCACTAGGATTGGGATGCAGGAGAGGTAATGCACCCAGATCGAGATGCAGCAAGGGGAAATGCACTCGGattgggatgcaggaggggaaACGCAGTGGGGCTGGGGTTGAGTGATGGGAAATGCACCTGCATTAGGATGCACGGGGGAGAAATGCACCCGCATTGGGATGCAGGCGGGCGGAAATGCAACGTGGCCGGGGTGCGCAGGGGTTTACGCCCCCAtatggggaagaaggaagggaaaggcagCTTGGGGGAGGCTCAGAGCCCTCGCACTCACCGCGGGCCGCCcaggagcagaggcagaagcagagccaCAGCGACCGGCGGAGCATGGCTGCGCGCACCGCCCCCGCGCCCATTGGCTGAGACCCAGAAGCCCCGCCCACCCCAGCGACCATTGGCTGAGCCAAAAGAAGCCACACCCGCTCACTGCTGCCATTGGCTGCGCCTCCACAAGCCCCGCCCACCAGCACACACCAATTGGCTGAGTTCCTAGAAGCCCCGCCCACTCACCGATCCTATTGACTGCACATGCACAAGCCCCGCCCTTTCGCCGCTCCCATGGCCCCCTAAGGCCCCGCCCTCGCGTTGCGCCCATTGGCTGCTCTCGGCCTCGTCCCGCCCTCGGTCCTCGCTCATTGGCTGCACTCACGAGATGCGCTTTCTGATTGGCTGCCTCCCCCCCGTCCGCAGGGGCGTGGGGCGGGCGGAAGTTCCCGCCGCCGGGAAGATTCTGGGCGCGCGCGGGGTATTGTGGGGCGGAGGAGCCGCAACGAGCAGCGCCGCTGCGATGATGGTGAGTGTTCTCCGGGATCATCCGCCGCCATcctcgccgccgccgccctccCACCGTCCCTGACTCTGCTTGCTCGGCCTCCGCCGCCCTCCAGCGGCCGCCGAAGGCGGGATTGGGGCGGGGATGGAGGGGGCCGCGCTGCCATGGCGGCCTCGCCACTACCCGGGGCCTGGGGGCGCctgagggggtttgaggggggggtgtttgggggggcttgGGTCCCGCCAGGccggaggggctgggggggcgcGGTGCGTGCTCGGAGTTGTGGTCCTGCTGGGAGAGAAAGTGGTTgctgttacaaaaagtggaatattttgatttaagctaaagtaggATTAAGTTTTCATGCAGGGAAGCTCCATCTTGGAGAGCTGCGCGGGGCTGTTGCGTCCCAAGGGCAGGGTCTGGCagttggctttgttgaaccttatcccattggtctcatcccatagaatcacaaggttggaaaggacccactggatcatcgagtccaacctttCCTAACAATgcctaaaccatgtccctcagcacctcatccacctgttccttaaacacctccagggatggtgactccaccacctccctgggcagcctctgccagtgcccaatgaccctttccatgaaaaatgttttcctgatgtccatcctgaacctccccGACAGAGCTTCAGgtcattccccctcgtcctgtcctcagtcacttgggagaagaggccagactgctcagatccctctgtaggTCCTTCCTGCTCTacagcccatggatccagcccgggtggatccctctgtagatcctttctgccctccagcccatgggtCTCTCCTGGCCAAATCCCCCTCCGGAGCCTTCTTGCCCTCCAGCCCTCCCAGATCCCTGTGGTAGATCCTTCCTGCCTTCCAGCCCATGAATCTagcctgcccagatccctctgtagatccttcctgctctccagcccatggatccttcctgcccagatccctctgcagagcctccctgcttTCAAACAGATGGGCACTCCCACCTGATTTGGTGTCGCCTGCAAACTCAGTGAGGGAGCACTTGATACTCTCATCCAGATCATCAATAAAGATAATTAAACAATACTGATCCCTGGGGAATGACCGgcacccccaggttcttctctgctgGGTAGTTGAGGCTGGTGACAGAGCCAGGGCAGGTGACAGAGCCATGCTCACCTCTGTAGTTGTACAGGGCGTTCCAGAGGAGCTGGGATGCCACCACTGGTCTCTCCATAAAGATGGTCCCACCGTTGCCGATGTTCCTGGTGGTGAACAAGCCCTTTCCCTGCTGATGGAAATGATGCTGAAAACACTGCTCTAAActctcttaagacttgttcaGGAGTTCTAGAGAGCAAACATCCTTTATTAGGCCTGAGCACACAAGGGAGCAATCTCTGTTGATCATTTGCAGTGAGAcaaaagctggggacagaatgtatttcctgcttgaggtgattacagaagacgCACCACACAGgatgttatcatctccaaagaatgaacagtgtctgaaaaaacattatttgagaaaacatgccataaaaaaaaaaaacgtgcTAAGGATattctaactttcaaaaaatgtaattacttagatgaaattTAACTCTTCTTTAGCTTAAACCAAAAATATTCTACTAACTGTAATAGTAACTACCAACTCCcacctttcaggcagttgtccacctttcaggcagttgtagacagtgataaggtctcctctcagcctcttcttctccaggctaagcagccccaggtccctcagctgcctctcatgACACCTTTTCTtcatccccttccccagctccgttcccttctctggacacgctccagcccctcaatgtccttcttgatGTGAGGGGCTCCAAACTGACCCCAgaattcaaggtgcagccttaccagcaccaagtccaggggcacaatcattTCCCTGCTCCTACTGGCCAGGCTGTGGCTGATTGGAGCCAGGATGCCActagccttcttggccacctgggctactgctggctcatgttaagcTGCTGTCAGCCAACACAACCAGGTCCTTCTGTGccaggcacctttccagccgctcttctGCAAGCTGgagtgctgcacagggttgttatgGCGCCTGAACCCGCTTTCTTGGGAGCTGTAGCCCAGGGGCGCCATGTCTGCCTCTCTATCACAGGGATGGAattagggatgtggtttaatGGTAGAGTTGCCAGTGCTACGTTgggggttggacttgatgattttggaggtcttttccaacctaagcaattctgtgttgctctgtttttcttgggAGTGCAGGGGTTTCTTTTCCATCAAGAACTCTGCTGTGATGATTGTAGAAGAGCTCAGTACAGTACGAGATCTCTCtagtagcaagtgataggatgagaggaaatggcctcaagttgagcTGGAGGAGGTtgagattggatattaggaaaaatatctttactgaaagcGTGGTGAAgaattggaagaggctgcctaggaaagtggtggagtctccatccctggagtgttCAAAAAGGCacggtgatgttgggctgacagttggactggatgatcttagaggtcttttccaaccttaatgctTTTAT
Proteins encoded in this window:
- the PRADC1 gene encoding protease-associated domain-containing protein 1 — translated: MLRRSLWLCFCLCSWAARGLRVHEYLYFQVLSPGDIRYIFTATPAKDFGGVFNTRYDQIHLVPADPPEACGELNNGVFIQEQIALVERGGCSFVSKTRVIQEHGGRAVIIADNAYDNDSFYIEMIQENSRRTADIPALFLLGRDGYMIRRSLEQHGLPWAVISIPVNVTSIPTYEMMQPPWTFW